The DNA window AGTAGAAGCGTCCGGGCGTGCGGTCGCGCAGGTAGTTGGCGAGCGGCTCGCGCAGGGGCGGGATGGGAATCATCGCCTCGACCTCCTCGACGGGAAAAAAGCGCGCCTCGACGATGAAGCCGTCCGGGTCGCGCGGGTTTAAGAGCCCGGTGTAGGCCGCCACGAAGGCAAAGGAGACCGCCCGGTCGTTGCGGCGCACGTCCTCGACGTGAACGGCGTAGGCGAGGTGCTCGATCCGGGTGATCTGGAGCCCCGTCTCCTCTTTGACCTCGCGGGCGAGCGCGTCGATAGTGGACTCACCGCGCTCCACCACGCCGCCGGGCAGGGTGTAGCGCACGTTGCCGAAGCCTTGCCAGTCGTTGCCTACCAGCAGTACTCGCCCCTTGGGGTCGAGCAGCACCGCAGCGGCAACGACGAACTCACGCCGCGCCACCCGTAGCCCCCGCCACCGCCCCGGCCGTCTCCCCGGACATCTCGTCGAGGCGGCGGCCCTGCTCGGCTTCGCTGAGCGCCAGGGTGAGTTCACTGAGCCCGCCCAGCATGATGTCCGAGAGGTTGTGGCTGGTGTAGCCGATGCGGTGGTCGGTCACCCGCGACTGCGGAAAGTTGTAGGTGCGAATCTTCTCGCTTCTTTCGCCGCTGCCGATCTGCACCAGCCGCGCCTCACGCGCCTCGGCCTGGGCCTTTTCCATCTCGCGCTCCAACAACCTCGAGCGCAAGACGGTCAGAGCCTTCTCCTTGTTCTTGATCTGCGACTTGCCGTCCTGACAGGAGACCACGATCTCCTCGCTCGAGCCCGGCTTGAAGGTGATTCTCACCGCTGAGTCGGTGGTGTTGACCGACTGACCGCCGGGACCCGACGAGCGAAACACATCGACGCGGTAGTCCGCGGGCGAGAGGGCCACGTCCACGTCTTCGGCCTCGGGTAGGACGGCCACGGTGACGGTGCTGGTGTGAATGCGCCCCTGCGTCTCGGTCTCGGGAACGCGCTGGACCCGGTGGACGCCCGATTCGTACTTGAACTTGCTGTAGGCGCCCGCGCCCAGAATCTCGAAGGAGAGCTTGCTGAAGCCGCCCACGTCGGTCGGGTAGGAGTCCAAAAGCTCCACCTTGTAGCCGAGCCTCTCGGCGTAGCGGGCGTACATGTTGTAGATCTCGGCGGCAAACAGCGAGGCCTCGCCGCCGCCCGCCGCCGCGCGGATCTCGACGATGACGTTCTTGCTGTCGAAGGGGTCCTTGGGCAAGAGGAGGCGCTCGAGCCTGCTCTCGAAGTCGGCGCGCTGGGCCCCCAACGCGGGCAGCTCCTCGCGGGCCATCGCCTCGAGGTCGGGGTCTAGAAGCGCCTCCTCGGCGTTCGCTACGCCGCTCAAGACCTCGGCGTAGTCGCGGTAGATCTTGATGATGGCGCTCAGCTCGCTGTAGCGCTGCATCATCGTTCGGTAGCGCGCCTGGTCGGCGATCACCTGGGGGTCGGCGAGCTGCGCCTCCAGGTCGGTGAACTCGCGTTCTAGGGACTTCAGTTTCTCGATCATTAACCCAGTCTATACCGAGACTCCAAAGAGGCGCGCGTCGCCCGCCTAGCTCAGCCGGGCCGCCACAGGCTCTGGTCGCCGCGCAGCAGGTGAACGCGGACGCCCCGCAACGGCCGTTGCGCTAGGACGAATGTTCCTCTTTGCCCAGGGCCCGGCCCAGGTCGCCGAAGGCGAGATAGAGCACCACGAGAAGCAGCGCGGGCAAGAAGAGCTGGTCGGCGTAGTAGAGCCACTCGTAGCGGGCCCAGCCGATAAACTGGCCCAGGTCGGGGTCGGCGGCAAAAAACCGGACTGCCGACACCGGCGCGGGGCCGCCGGCAAAGTCGATGCTGAACACGCCGCGGTCGTGAAAGCCCAAGACGGCAAGCTCCGCCATC is part of the Deinococcota bacterium genome and encodes:
- a CDS encoding NUDIX hydrolase, whose protein sequence is MARREFVVAAAVLLDPKGRVLLVGNDWQGFGNVRYTLPGGVVERGESTIDALAREVKEETGLQITRIEHLAYAVHVEDVRRNDRAVSFAFVAAYTGLLNPRDPDGFIVEARFFPVEEVEAMIPIPPLREPLANYLRDRTPGRFYSYAGWDGRGLQQV
- the prfA gene encoding peptide chain release factor 1, which encodes MIEKLKSLEREFTDLEAQLADPQVIADQARYRTMMQRYSELSAIIKIYRDYAEVLSGVANAEEALLDPDLEAMAREELPALGAQRADFESRLERLLLPKDPFDSKNVIVEIRAAAGGGEASLFAAEIYNMYARYAERLGYKVELLDSYPTDVGGFSKLSFEILGAGAYSKFKYESGVHRVQRVPETETQGRIHTSTVTVAVLPEAEDVDVALSPADYRVDVFRSSGPGGQSVNTTDSAVRITFKPGSSEEIVVSCQDGKSQIKNKEKALTVLRSRLLEREMEKAQAEAREARLVQIGSGERSEKIRTYNFPQSRVTDHRIGYTSHNLSDIMLGGLSELTLALSEAEQGRRLDEMSGETAGAVAGATGGAA